Within the Miscanthus floridulus cultivar M001 chromosome 2, ASM1932011v1, whole genome shotgun sequence genome, the region ACGGGCTCGTGGCCAATCAGTCTGGAGCTGACAACGGTTTGCCTTCGCCGTTCGAATCCATCGATTCAATTATTCAGAAGTTCGGCGCTGTCGGCCTGAACACGACCGATGTCGTGGTCTTATCAGGTAACAGTCTCGTTGAGTTGCCCAGAAATGCATCTTTTTTGGGGGGGAGGCAGAGATGAAGCTCCTTCATTGTGATCTGATTCTGCACAACTCACATGATCCGAACTTGAAAATGAACAGGAGCCCACACCATCGGGCGAGCCCGGTGCGTGCTGTTCAGCAAACGGCTGTCCAACTTCTCGACCACGGATTCAGTCGACCCGACGCTGGAGTCCAGCCTCGCCGATAGCCTCCAGAGCCTCTGCGCAGGCGGCGACGGCAACCAGACCTCGGCGCTCGACGTCACCTCCCCCTACGTGTTCGACAACAACTATTACAAGAACCTCCTGACGGAGAAGGGCCTCCTGTCCTCCGACCAGGGCCTCTTCTCCAGCCCTGAAGGCGTCGCCACCACAAAGGATTTGGTGGAGACCTACAGCAACGACAGCGAGCACTTCTTCTGCGATTTCGTCTGGTCCATGATCAAGATGGGGAACATCCCGCTCACGGGCTCCGACGGGGAGATCCGCAAGAACTGCAGAGTAGCGAACTAATAACAAGGGACGATCAGCAAATTTCAGTCATTCACTGTTATTTCTTGTGTTGTGTGAACTGTGTGAAGGCACCTATATATGTAAGGTTTATGGGTGCAACGTTAAGCAGCTACATGCTTaagtaagaagaagaagaataaggacCGTACACTTCCAAATTGGTCCCACATGTCAAACACAGTTGTCTTTTTTAGggaaaattgaaatttgaaaatgTTACCGGGATGAAATGCCCCACGTGCCGTTGTCAGTACCAAATATATGTTGTATTATTTCTTCTATTATAAAatgacagaaaaaaaaaagtcaGCCACAGATTTGCCCATCAATAATTGCGAGCCCAAATTTCATTACTGAAAGCAACAAAATTACCGAAGTCCATTCAAGTTTGTCTACCACACTACCACAGCAACTAGAAACAATCACATAGCAGCGCTATGTCCATTGCTTCCTTCGTCCCAAAACACTCTATTCACTCCTAACAAACATTAGATTTAGATGGGCAAACCCTAGAATAAAATACTACTCCACAGTTGGCTAACAAAACAAAAATGGACAGACAACAACATAAGACGATAACAGATGGGACTTCAAGGCATCCAAACAGTCTTGGCCGTGGCTAAGTAGTCACAGTCTCATCAAACTGTGGCAGAAGGACTTGCTGAAAGATGTTGGCTATCTATCATAAACTCAATCTAGCACTCTATTGCACTTCACGAGCAAAATAGAAACTCTTAGCTTATTGTATTTGCGTTCGGGCTTGCTTCCATCTCCTTTCACTTCTCTTCTCTCCAATGTTGAGCACCTGATCATCTTTATGGCCATCTCACCATCTCCTCCTTGGTAGGTTTCTAGCTCAACACTTGAGTATGGACATAACCTAGCTTATACAACACTTAAGCACTGGTTAGTCCACTAATTGTTACCCagttaccaaaatcaaactagagctttcaaaagaCTCGGTGCATCAAACCACTTCGTGCGACAACCAAGGTGTCGGGAGAAGTCACAATCGCACCCTACTACTAGAAGAAGAtaatgttgttggtccaaatcgGCAAATCAAGCCCCATCATCCCGTTGGTTTGGTCCAAAACTAATTAACTCAGTGGCCACAACAACCTATATATGGGACAACATTGAGGCAAGGCATTAGGCTCTCTATTATGAGATGAAGCAAGAACAGTGCTATCACCGCAGCGACGACGACTGTGATGACGACATGGTTAAATGTGAATCGTTAAATGGCATTCATCCAATGGCAATCAAAAGTAGTAGCGTGCCATCAATAAGATAAAATAAATTCTATGTAAATTAGAATATTGAAACTAACAGAGAATCAGGTGTTTCATTTATGGCAACTTGGCAAGTATGCTGATGACGACATGGTTTTGGTAAATATTGAATTGAACAGAAAAATTTCAGATGATGGAGTCAAAACCACTTCAAAATTGAGAACGTGATTTCCTCCAGTGCATACCAGTTGAAAGTAGTTACCAGtgagaaaagaaaagagagaggAAAAAAAGATCTCTAATGATTATATAAGACGATGGATATATGCAATTAGATAAAACAAGCACTGGCATTGCATTGAGCGTTATATTTATCAATTAGATAAATGAACGAATTAGATTATATAAGTAAATTCAGGCTGCACATAAAGTGAATTATGTCATGTTTGTAATATCTGATTATatgatgtgtgtgtatatattgtTTTTGTATCTGCATAACTATGAACTGGATTAAACATAATTATGAGTATCGTTGTTCTTCTCGATGAACTCAAGCATTTTACATATCTATGCGATCACTGAATATTACTTATCCAGCTTGGCTTATCGAATCATATGCAAGCTTCTTAGCAAGTGACATGGAATTATAAGGTCTAAGAAAATAGCAATAACAGTGCTAGGAGCAAAAGCAGAATCAGAGTATCAAGCATATTAGCTAAGTAACATTCAGAAGGAGAAAGTTATACAAAGGCACCATCCGAGCTAGTTCTTGTTGGGCAATTATCATACTTCGTGAGATTATAAAGAAAAGGATACGTAATACTGAGGCATAATTTCTCCCCCAATCATTAGTCTCAATCACTTCCTAAAATTACGTGTTTTGTGAGCTTTGTAGAACTCTCTGGCTGATTCAATATCCTCAAATGTCATGCCAACTGCTGGCTTTAAGGACTCATCGCATTCTGCAGTGTAGGATGATACCTGCATGGAAACAAGATTATTGCGTAAACATGAATGACTGCTTGTAGAGATCATGCAATTTTTGTAACACAGCAACAACAGTAGTTTCTTACTAAGAAAGGTACACTCCATGATTTTTGTGGTGTTGTAGACCCTACACTCAAAGTCACGTAGCCACAACCCGGAGCGAAGGATGATCTCTGCATAAGAAAGCATGAATATATAACATGGTACAGACTAATTATGTCTTTGAAATATACACAGTACATTTTTTCATACAATGAATGATATACTCCATGATTTTCTCCAAAAGTGGCATCCACTTGGACTACTGATTCCGCATCAGACAACACATCCAGCAAATCAGGTGCTACAGCGTTGCTCGTGTTAacattgagagagagagagagagagagcacataTGAATTAATAATAGTTATATTGTTTGTCAGAAAAAGTGGATAGTAATTTTGTTACAAACAGCTTAGAACACACCCACATCTGTACATAACATACTAGACGCATTCAAACATACCCTTTCTTTTATTGGTATTGATAACATACAGTCAGCTGGCTAGCATGGTCCAATACGCAGCAAAGATTCCACATATGGCACCATGTAATGCGAAAAAGGGAGTGAACCAAGGACGAAATTTACCCCTTCCCCGTGGTCATACGACAAGCCATATGGCATACTGACTACTGTTTCTGTTATGGTGGGCAATGTATCAGAGGAGGAAGCGTGCACGTGGCTAAAGAGTGAGCCAGGGAGCTGGCGAAACGAGGAAAGCCACGATGCGCGTGCGCGAACGCAGAGCGCGGTCACCATGGTGGTTCAGTCAGTCAGTCGAGTCATTAGGAGTTTGTTTCAGATCCAACTTTAGCATGCAGTTTGTTAGTACTCGGTAGCTTTTGAATTGGAGTCCTTATGTATTGAACGATTGTGAGCAAATGAGATCAGCCAGAGATTAGAGTTATCTCTCTAGCCTCCTGGCGCCCTTGCGCTCTCACCCTCCGTCCACGAACTCTAAACACCGGCGCCTAGCACGGCGCCACCAGCTCGCCGTCGGGCCTTCAAGCCTTGTCCGAGCACCTCCCACTCCTATGCATTACGCAGTAGATCGAGTCATAACAATCTGGTATCAGCCAGGTCTGGGCCGATGTCTGGAGCTTCCGCACCCATCCCTGTCACCTCCTCCGCCGCCATCCCTCAAACCACCGCCCACCACCCACCACCAACGCTGCCACCATACCGCAATCCACTGCTCCATTGTCCGTTGGTCCCTCCCAGGCGGTCGTCTCTGCGGGCGTTCTGGACACCCTGACCAACGCCATCTACGGGCTGCAGAGGCAGATGGGTCAACTGGCCACGAGGATGGCCGGTGGCGATGGGCGTGCAGGCTCGTCGGTGCACCCGCAGTCGCTGCCGTTCAAGATGCCGGGCTACGGGGGCTTGCCTTCTGCACCGTCATCCGGGTCGGCCATTGTTCACCCAACTATGGCAAGCCGCCCTGTACCCATCACACAGATCTCCTTCCTGCCGTCGCCATCGCCACTCCCGGCCCCATTCAACACGCCAGTCTACCCGGTTGCCAGGGATCCAGAGGACGGTGGTGTGGTGCCCAGGTTTCATAAGCTCACGTTCCCCACGTTCGACAGCAAGGCAGACCCTCTGGATTGGCTCAACAAGTGTGATCATTTCTTCCGCACCCAGCGAACGCGCAAGGCCGACAAGGTGTGGTTGGCTTCATTCCACATGACGGGGGCAGCACAGCACTGGTACTACATGTTTGAGCACGATGAAGGTGGTGTCGCCGCCGTCTCCTAGGAACGCTTCCGTGCCATGTGCCAACAGCGTTTCGGGCCCCCCTTGGCACCAACCACTTGTCAGATTTGGCTCGGCTTCCATTTCATGGTTCAATTGATGACTACACCGAGTCCTTCCTCGCCCGTTTGGCGCACGCCGGTGTGTTGGCCCCAGTCCAACAGGTGCAGCTTTACATGGGGGCCTGCCAGATCCGATCCAGACAGACGTCAAGCTGCAGATGTCGGTGGATCTCCAATGCGCGATGATGCTGGCGCGTGCGTATGAACGCCGTAACGTCCTAGTGGTGCTGCCTGCAACAATGCGATCGCATCGCCCACAAGGAAGACAGTACGCAGCGCCACCTGCTGTCACGGCGCCAGCGGCTCTGCCTTCGGCAACTGCCCCACTGTCTTTGCCAGCGCCACCGGCGCCGCCACGGTCGTTTCGCCGCTTGACGCCAGCAGAAATGACAGAGCGCCGTCGCATGGGCCTTTGTTACAATTGTGACGAACAATACGTCAGGGGTCATCGATGTGCAAGGCTGCTCTACTTGGAAGTCAGTGATGATGTCAATGAGGAAGCGGAGCCAGCCATTGAGTAGTCGATCCTAGATGATGACCATCCGTTGATTTCCCTTCACGCCATCACCGGCATCCGCACTGAGGAAACAATGCAGCTCAAGGTCACCGTCGGAGCTCACGAGTTCACGGCCCTGATAGACTCGGGCTCCACACACAACTTCATCAGTAGCAGCGCGGCACAGAGAGCCGGCTTGGTCTTCCATAGCAGCAAGGGCGCCCACATCACGGTCGCCAACAGTGATCGGGTGGCTTGCCgtggtttggcatgtgatgttgGCCTGCGTATTACACAACAGGAAGTTGGACATGAGGACTTCAACCTTGACTGCTACACGATCCCTGTTGATTGCCATGACATGGTGCTCGGCATAGCTTTCCTCCGTACCTTGGGGCCGATATTGTGGGATTTTGATGATCTGTGCATGGTGTTTTGGCGCGGTGGTTGCCGAGTCTTTTGGAAGGGCATTGGATTGACGAGAACTGACATTGCACCCACTGGTCATCTTCATTCTATCCGCAAGGACGAGCCGGCCCTCCTTGATCGGCTGTTGGATTCTTTTCAGGATGTCTTTGCAGCTCCTACGGGACTTCCTCCGGCCAGACCCTGTGACCATCGCATTCACCTGAAGCCCAACACGGAGCCTGTGGCAGTAAGACCTTATTGATATCCATAATTGCAGAAAGATGAGCTCGAGGCACAATGTACCACAATGATGGCTCAGGGCATCATTCGACCAAGTACATCACCATTCTCAGCTCCGGTTTTGCTGGTGAAGAAACAAGATGCAACCTGGCGCTTTTGTGTCGATTATAGAGCCCTGAATTCCTATACAGTGAAAGACAAATTCCCTATTCCAGTTGTCGAAGAACTCCTTGATGAATTGCACGGTGCTCAGTTCTTCATGAAGCTGGATCTTAAGTCCGGGTATCACCAGGTGCGAGTCCATCCGGATGATGTACACAAGACAGCATTTCGCACTCACCACGGGCATTTTGAATTCTTGGTCATGCCCTTCGGATTATCTAATGCGCCATCGACATTTCAAGCTCTTATGAATATGGTATTGCGCCCATTTTTACGCCGGGGAGTGCTAGTcttctttgatgatatattggttTACAGTAATTCTTGGTCTGAGCACCTCTGGCTCCTGCGAGCAGTTCTGGCCACCCTCAGGGAGCATCAACTCCATGTCAAACAGTCGAAGTGTTCATTTGCCACCTCTACCGTCTCCTATCTGGGCCATGCAATTTGAGCACAAGGAGTTGCAGTTGACAAGGACAAGATTCAGGCCATTCAGTCATGGCCGCAGCCACGGTCAGTGCGGGGTCTGTGCGGGTTCCTCGGATTGGCCGGTTACTACCGGCGCTTTATTCAGAGTTTCGGCACTGTTGCAGCTCCAATAACCCAGCTTCTAAAGAAGGAAAGCTTCCACTGGACAGAGTCAGCTACTGCCACTTTCAACGCCCTAAAGCAAGCTCTATCAGAAGCGCCAGTACTGCATTTGCCGGATTTTGAACAGGCTTTTGTCGTGGATTGTGATGTGTCCGGGACAGGGCTCGGCGCTGTCTTACACCAAGGTGCCAGCCCATTGGCTTTCTT harbors:
- the LOC136539021 gene encoding peroxidase N-like, with translation MENSYCRWVLVCSVLALCLGSRGMRCQLAPNFYHNTCPQLYYIVQHHVFAAMRAEMRMGASLLRLHFHDCFVNGCDASILLDGTDGEKFAKPNLNSVRGYEVIDAIKADLESVCPEVVSCADIVALAASYGVLFSGGPYYNVLLGRKDGLVANQSGADNGLPSPFESIDSIIQKFGAVGLNTTDVVVLSGAHTIGRARCVLFSKRLSNFSTTDSVDPTLESSLADSLQSLCAGGDGNQTSALDVTSPYVFDNNYYKNLLTEKGLLSSDQGLFSSPEGVATTKDLVETYSNDSEHFFCDFVWSMIKMGNIPLTGSDGEIRKNCRVAN